In Prunus dulcis chromosome 1, ALMONDv2, whole genome shotgun sequence, the following are encoded in one genomic region:
- the LOC117635276 gene encoding probable trehalose-phosphate phosphatase D, producing the protein MTNQNVVVSDAKGVAVTVAVTVTVANQSMFSSSVPKPRTAEAGGGGGCFTIPRNIKLLKVETEGGAARVNAWVDSLRASSPPRVKSATETVDYSSWNLHHPSAMSMFGEITNYSKGKQIVLFLDYDGTLSPIVEDPDRAFMSREMRNAVKAAARYFPTAIVSGRCRDKVHSFVKLGELYYAGSHGMDIKGPSKSSKYKNGNQAVLFQPASEFVPMIDEVCKILVEKTRSISGARVENNKFCLSVHFRCVDEKSWAALAEQVRLVLNEYPKLRLTQGRKVLEIRPTIKWDKGKALEFLLESLGYANSNEVLPVYIGDDRTDEDAFKVLRDRGQGFGILVSKVPKETNASYSLQEPAEVKDFLWRLVEWKRLSQQQRN; encoded by the exons atgacCAACCAAAATGTGGTTGTTTCTGATGCGAAAGGTGTGGCTGTTACAGTGGCTGTTACAGTGACTGTTGCGAACCAGTCCATGTTCTCTTCCTCTGTGCCGAAGCCAAGGACTGCTGAGGCAGGAGGAGGTGGAGGCTGCTTCACCATTCCCAGGAACATTAAGCTTTTGAAGGTTGAGACAGAAGGTGGAGCTGCCAGAGTCAATGCTTGGGTTGACTCTCTGAGGGCTTCTTCTCCACCTCGTGTGAAATCTGCCACTGAAACTGTGGATTATAGCTCTTGGAAT cttCATCATCCTTCAGCTATGAGCATGTTCGGGGagataacaaattattcaaaggGCAAGCAGATTGTGCTCTTTCTTGACTATGACGGGACCCTCTCCCCCATTGTGGAAGACCCAGATCGAGCTTTCATGTCCAGAGAG ATGAGAAACGCTGTGAAGGCTGCTGCTAGATACTTTCCTACAGCAATAGTCAGCGGGAGGTGCAGAGACAAG GTTCATAGCTTTGTGAAATTAGGAGAGCTCTACTATGCAGGCAGCCATGGGATGGACATCAAAGGACCATCCAAAAGTAGCAAATATAAGAAT GGTAATCAAGCAGTTCTCTTCCAACCAGCCAGTGAGTTCGTACCAATGATTGATGAG GTGTGCAAAATTTTAGTGGAGAAAACCAGATCCATCTCAGGAGCAAGGGTGGAAAATAATAAGTTTTGCTTATCTGTACACTTTCGTTGTGTTGATGAGAAG AGTTGGGCTGCTTTAGCAGAGCAAGTCAGACTAGTGCTCAATGAGTATCCAAAGCTCAGGTTGACTCAGGGGAGAAAG GTATTAGAGATCAGGCCAACCATCAAATGGGACAAGGGCAAAGCTCTTGAATTCTTGCTAGAGTCATTAG GATATGCGAATTCAAATGAAGTGCTACCGGTCTATATTGGAGATGATCGAACAGATGAGGATGCCTTCAAG GTGCTACGCGATAGAGGACAGGGGTTTGGAATTCTGGTTTCTAAAGttccaaaagaaacaaatgcgTCCTATTCTTTACAAGAACCAGCAGAG GTTAAGGACTTTTTGTGGCGTTTGGTGGAGTGGAAAAGATTGTCCCAACAACAAAGAAACTAG
- the LOC117614705 gene encoding NDR1/HIN1-like protein 13, translated as MAERALPAGDNDPVPTTSPKHPEFIPPPLPPPNSQQLILSNSNGSTATFRSGTYIVQVPKDQIYRMPPPEHATIVERHRDSGVNKKSCSYCCLGIIAFIVLFIITLVAVILTMLAKSGDPKFSVERVVVKGKSGRPDYDLTLEARNPNSRVAIVYKDGGGASLYFKQKKIANGKYPSLYQGSGKSKEVALVLHGSNIKLPKEIEKSLKSRYSSTYKKGHRVSLSLNMDIPARMRIGTLNSRSRKFHVTCDITVDTLAKGTKVLKQECQTERK; from the coding sequence ATGGCGGAGCGGGCCCTACCTGCCGGCGACAATGACCCCGTCCCTACAACATCTCCCAAACACCCCGAATTCATCCCACCTCCGCTACCCCCACCAAACTCCCAACAATTGATCCTCTCCAATTCAAACGGCTCCACCGCCACCTTCCGCTCCGGCACCTACATTGTCCAGGTCCCCAAGGACCAAATCTACCGCATGCCCCCGCCCGAACACGCCACCATTGTTGAACGACACCGGGACTCGGGTGTCAACAAAAAGAGTTGCTCCTATTGTTGCCTCGGCATCATTGCTTTCATTGTCCTATTTATCATCACCCTGGTGGCAGTTATTTTGACCATGTTGGCCAAGTCCGGAGACCCCAAATTCAGCGTCGAACGCGTGGTTGTCAAGGGCAAATCGGGGCGGCCCGACTACGACCTGACGTTGGAAGCCCGAAACCCTAACTCAAGAGTGGCGATTGTGTACAAGGACGGTGGTGGAGCTAGCCTTTATTTCAAGCAAAAAAAGATAGCGAATGGAAAATACCCTTCTCTCTACCAAGGCAGCGGCAAATCCAAAGAGGTCGCCCTTGTCCTCCATGGCTCCAACATAAAATTGCCTAAGGAGATTGAGAAAAGCTTGAAAAGTAGATACAGCAGCACATATAAAAAAGGGCATCGTGTGAGCTTGTCCCTGAACATGGACATTCCGGCACGGATGAGAATTGGGACGTTAAATAGTAGAAGCAGGAAATTTCATGTGACGTGTGACATAACGGTGGATACATTGGCAAAAGGGACCAAGGTTCTGAAACAGGAATGTCAAACCGAACGTAAATAG
- the LOC117621808 gene encoding F-box protein At1g22220-like produces the protein MDGFDRLPDSLILQIFDSVSDVKTLIRCRAVSKRFNSLVPQTDSLLLTVDRVISSDSDSDSANDDVSHLLVTFLKSILKSIHDLVSARPDPTRARSQNSPAQILRSFHNVRNLSIELPSGDLRLEKGTVLKWRADFGKTLRSCVILGFRSVVAGGETPVPGDDADFAGGLKVRVVWTISALIAASARHYLLKEVVREQRGLETLVLRDREGEGVVVMEKEGLRECGREDTCDAEEEEEEVEEEGWDRGRSRVPSVRMRMRHVPRMELKGGVWVEGATLVVVRPSLSGDVEDGDLAMGAFGGDVLYGEVVEALLKAKSYLLEMNSF, from the coding sequence ATGGACGGCTTCGATCGACTCCCGGACTCACTGATCCTCCAGATCTTCGACTCGGTCTCCGACGTCAAGACGCTCATCCGCTGCCGCGCCGTGTCGAAGCGGTTCAACTCGCTCGTTCCCCAAACCGACTCGCTCCTCTTAACCGTCGACCGAGTCATCTCATCCGATTCGGACTCGGATTCGGCGAACGACGACGTTTCGCACCTCCTGGTTACCTTCCTGAAGTCCATTCTGAAATCGATCCACGACCTCGTCTCGGCGAGGCCCGACCCGACCCGGGCCCGCTCCCAGAACTCGCCCGCCCAGATCCTCCGGTCCTTCCACAACGTCCGAAACCTCTCGATCGAGCTGCCCTCCGGGGATCTCAGGCTCGAGAAGGGCACGGTGCTGAAATGGCGAGCGGATTTCGGGAAGACCTTGAGGAGCTGTGTGATCCTCGGGTTCCGATCGGTCGTCGCCGGCGGGGAAACGCCGGTGCCCGGAGATGACGCGGACTTCGCCGGAGGGCTGAAGGTGCGGGTGGTGTGGACGATCAGCGCGCTGATCGCGGCATCGGCGAGGCACTACTTGCTGAAGGAGGTGGTGAGGGAGCAGAGAGGGCTGGAAACGCTGGTTCTGAGAGACAGAGAAGGAGAGGGCGTGGTGGTGATGGAGAAGGAAGGGTTGAGAGAGTGCGGGAGGGAGGACACGTGTGAtgcggaggaggaggaggaggaggtggaggaggagggatGGGATAGGGGAAGGAGCAGGGTGCCTAGCGTGAGGATGCGGATGAGGCACGTGCCGAGAATGGAACTGAAGGGTGGGGTTTGGGTGGAGGGCGCGACACTTGTTGTGGTGAGGCCGAGTTTGAGCGGTGACGTGGAGGATGGTGATTTGGCGATGGGGGCATTTGGCGGGGATGTGCTTTACGGGGAAGTTGTAGAGGCTTTGCTCAAGGCCAAGAGTTATTTACTGGAAATGAACTCATTCTAA